The Actinocorallia herbida DNA window CGGCCGTCCTGCTCGACGCGTTCGTCGTCCGGATGGCGCTCGTGCCCGCCGTGCTCGCGCTCCTGGGCGACAAGGCGTGGTGGCTGCCCCGCCGGCTGGACCGGATCCTGCCGAAGGTCGACATCGAAGGCGAAGCCCTCACCGCCGCCGTCCCGGCACCCGCCGAACCCGCCGCCGAGAGCGGAGACGCGGGCACTGCTGCCGACCAGGTGCTGACCTGACCGTCGCGGCCGTTCCCGGCCCGCCCGCGCGATCGCCTCGCGCGGGCGGGCCTCCTCGACCTTCCGCCCCAGGTGAACGATCATGAGCGGAGAAGGGAGAACGCGTGTGACGAGCCGGACCGGCTGGCGCCGCTATGCCGAGCGGCACCCCCGAAGGGTGGACACGGTCCTGGTCGCGCTGCTGTGCGCGATCTCGGGGCCCGCCGCGTTCTACAGCAGCGTCTCCTACACCCCTGACCTGTCGGGCTGGTGGGTCGGCGTCCTGGCGGCCGTCGCCTCGCTCGCGCTGCTGTGGCGCCGCAGCCTGCCCGGCCCCGTCGTCGCGGTCACCGCGATGTGCGCGGGGGCGTCCGCCGGGATCGGCTGCCTGCTCACCCCGCTGCTGCTCGCCCCCGTCATGGTCGCCCTGTACGAGCTGTCCACCCGCTCCTCCCGCCGGACGGCGGCGCTGTACTGCGCGGGTTGCGCGCTCGTCATCATCCCGGCGGCGTTCTTCGGGCACCGCGCGGCCTACCCCTGGCCGCTGACCACCATCAACCCCGCCCTGTGCCTGCTGCTGCCCGTCGTCATCGGCTCCACCGCCCGGCTGCGCGCCGCCTATCTGGAGGCCGTCGAAGCCCGCGCCGAGTACGCCGAGAAGACCCGCGAGGACGAGGCCCGCCACCGCGTCGCCGAGGAACGCCTGCGCATCGCCCGCGAACTCCACGACGTCGTCGCCCACCACCTCACCCTCGCCTCCGCCCAGGCCACCACCGGCGCCTACCTCGCCCGCACCGGCACCGGGGACCCCGAGCGGTTCCTCACCGAACTGTCGGCCACCACGACCACCGCGCTGCGCGAGCTCAAGGCCACCGTCGGGCTGCTCCGCCAGGACGACGCCTCCCCCGAGCAGGACTCGCCGCTGGAGCCCGCGCCCGGCCTCGACCGGCTCGCCGACCTCACCGGCTCCTTCGCCGCCGCCGGCCTCGATGTCGGCGTCCGCGTGGACGGAACGCCGAGGCCCCTGTCGCCCGGCATCGACCTGACCGCGTACCGGATCATCCAGGAAGCCCTCACCAACGTCGCCAAACACGCCGCCACCACGACCGCGACGGTCCGCCTCACCTACGGGGCCGACCGGCTCACCCTCGCCGTCACCAACGGCGCGGCGCAGGACGACGGCCCCGTCCTGGCGACCGCGGCGCCGGGGCGGGGAGGGTTCGGGCTGATCGGCATGCGCGAGCGCGCCCGCACCGCCGGAGGCACCCTGCACGCGGGACCCGACCCCGGCGGCGGCTACACCGTCACCGCCGAACTGCCCATACACACCACCTGACAGAAGGCCCGATGACCGACCCGACCATCCGCGTCCTGCTCGCCGACGACCAGGCCCTCCTGCGCACCACCTTCCGGATGCTCCTGGACGCCGTCCCCGGCATCGACGTAGTCGGCGAGGCCGCGGACGGCCGGACCGCCGTCACTCAGGCCCGCACGCTGCGACCCGACGTCATCGTCATGGACATCCGCATGCCCGGCACCGACGGGCTCGCCGCCACCCGCGCCATCTGCGCCGACCCCGACCTGGCCGCCACCCGCATCCTCATCCTCACCACCTTCGAAACCGACGAATACGTCGCCCAGGCCCTTTACGCAGGCGCCAGCGGCTTCCTCGGCAAGGGCGTCTCCGCCGACGACCTCATCGCCGCCCTCCGAACCGTCGCAGCGGGCGACTCCCTCCTGTCGCCCACCGCCACCCGCGCCCTCATCGGCCAGTTCCTCTCCCGCCCGCAACCACCCCCCACCGAACCGCCGGCAGACCTCGCGGACCTCACCACCCGCGAACGCCAGATGATGGCCCTGGCCGCCCAAGGCCTCACCAACACCGAGATCGCCGACCGGCTCACCCTCAGCCCGCTCACCGTCCGCACCCACATCCACCGCGCCATGACCAAACTCGGCGCCCGCGACCGCACCCAGCTCGTCGTCATCGCCTACCGGACCGGCCTCGTCCGCCCCTCCCCCGATCCACCGGCCTCTTAGGGGGCCTCGCACACGAGGTGCAGCCCGCTACACCACTGATCGGGGCACGCTCCGTGTTCGCGGGATCGCCCGGACGGCATCGTGGAGAGCGGAACACCACGAGCACCTCCACCTCATCCGAAAGGGACGCCCCGTGTCCTCGCCGTCCTGGCCCACCTCGAGCTCTGACGTCCCGCGAAGCCCGTCCGACGGCTGCCGGCGGTCCGGCGGAATTCGGCTGTAATCCATCGGGGCGCGACGTGCGCGGTTTTCCGGCTTCGGTGGCGCTGTGAGAAGACCCACGCACTCCGTGACGTCGCGGGCCACGCCGCCAAGGTCATATGCATGATACAAGACATATGCATCATACATACACGCCCGACTTCCGCCCTGCGGGCTCGTCCGCGCAGGCCGGACTCACGGTCACGAGGAACACCGAATGAAGACTCCCCGATCATCGGCGCGCTCAGGCGGCGTGGTGGCCACCCTGGCCCTCGCCGGCACGACGGCCGCCATCATGCAGACGCTGGTGACCCCGCTCATCGCGGAACTGCCGAAGATCCTGCACACCTCCGCGTCCAACGCCACCTGGGTCATCACGGTCACCCTGCTCGTGGGGGCCGTCTGCGTGCCCGTCACCGGACGCCTCGGCGACCTGCTGGGCAAGCGGCGCATGCTCCTCGCGTGCGCGGTGCCGCTCGTGGCGGGCTCGGTGGTCTGCGCGCTGGCGTCGTCCATCATCCCCATGATCGTCGGACGCGGCCTCCAGGGCGTCGGCATGGGCATGGTGCCGCTCGGCATCGCCCTGCTGCGCGACGTCGTCGCGCAGGAGAAGCTCAGCTCGTCCATCGCGCTGGTCAGCGCGTCCATGGGCATCGGCGGCGGCCTCGGCCTGCCGATCGCCGCGGCCGTCGCCGAGTACGCCAACTGGCGGGTGCTGTTCTGGGCGTCCGCGGTCCTGGCCCTCGGCATCGGCGTGCTGATCTGGCTGACGATCCCCGACGTCCCCGCCGCCGCCAAGGGCGAGCGCTTCGACTACCCCGGCGCGGTCGGCCTCGGCATCGGCCTGGTCTCCCTGCTGCTCGCCGTCTCCAAGGGCGCCGACTGGGGCTGGGGCTCGGCGACGACGCTCGGCCTGTTCGCCGCCGCCCTCGTCGTCCTGCTGGCGTGGGGCGTGTGGGAGGTCCGCACCCGGCAGCCGATCATCGACCTGCGCACCACCGCGCGCCCCCGCGTGCTGCTGACGAACATCGCCTCGATCTTCGTCGGGTTCGGCATGTACGCGGCGCTGCTGATCGTGCCGCAGCTGCTCCAGTTCCCCGCCGAGACCGGCTACGGCCTCGGCCAGTCGATGCTCGCCGCGGGCCTGTGGATGGCGCCCGGCGGCATCATGATGATGGTCGTCTCCCCCTTCGGCGGCAAGCTCTCCAACGCCCGCGGCCCCAAGTTCACCCTGATCTGCGGCGTCCTGGTCCTCGCCGTCGGGTACGGCGCCTGCCTGCTGCTGATGGGCCACGCGTGGGGGCTCATGATCGCCGTAATGATCATCAACAGCGGTGTCGGGCTGGCCTACGGCGCGATGCCCGCCCTGATCATGGGGTCCGTCCCGTTGACCGAGACGGCGTCCGCCAACGCCTTCAACACCCTCATGCGCTCGCTGGGCACCTCGGTCGGATCCGCGGTGATCGGCGTCGTGCTGGCCCAGCTGACCATCTCCGCAGGCGGCTACACGCTCACCTCGGAGAACGGCTTCCGGGTCGGCCTCGCGATCGGCGCCGGGGTCGCCCTGCTGTCCGCCGTCATCGCCGCGACGATCCCGTCCGCCCGCCGCGACCGCGCCGCCGTCCAGGAGACCGCGCCGGCCTCGGCCGGTCCCGTCCCCGTCGACGCCTGACCGCACCGCGCAGCGTCCATCAGGACGGACCGACCCCGCGCGGGACCGGCCCTTCCCACGAACCGGACCACCACCGAAACGGAGCAAGACCATGAAGGCCTGGCAGTTCACCGACACCGGCAAGCCGCTGCGACTCGTCGAGGTGCCCGACCCGGTTCCGGGCGCGGGCGAGGTCGTCGTCGACGTCCGCACCTCGGGCCTCTGCCACTCCGACATCTCGATCATGCACCATCCCGCCGCGAAGCAGGCGCTGGCGTTCGTGCCGCTGACCCTCGGCCACGAGATCGCCGGAGTCGTCTCGGCCGTCGGACCGGACGTGACCGAGTGGAAGACCGGCGACCGCGTCGGCGTGTGGGCGACGCCGCGCACCGGCACGATCCCCGGCTACACCCGCCAGGGC harbors:
- a CDS encoding sensor histidine kinase, with product MTSRTGWRRYAERHPRRVDTVLVALLCAISGPAAFYSSVSYTPDLSGWWVGVLAAVASLALLWRRSLPGPVVAVTAMCAGASAGIGCLLTPLLLAPVMVALYELSTRSSRRTAALYCAGCALVIIPAAFFGHRAAYPWPLTTINPALCLLLPVVIGSTARLRAAYLEAVEARAEYAEKTREDEARHRVAEERLRIARELHDVVAHHLTLASAQATTGAYLARTGTGDPERFLTELSATTTTALRELKATVGLLRQDDASPEQDSPLEPAPGLDRLADLTGSFAAAGLDVGVRVDGTPRPLSPGIDLTAYRIIQEALTNVAKHAATTTATVRLTYGADRLTLAVTNGAAQDDGPVLATAAPGRGGFGLIGMRERARTAGGTLHAGPDPGGGYTVTAELPIHTT
- a CDS encoding response regulator, with product MTDPTIRVLLADDQALLRTTFRMLLDAVPGIDVVGEAADGRTAVTQARTLRPDVIVMDIRMPGTDGLAATRAICADPDLAATRILILTTFETDEYVAQALYAGASGFLGKGVSADDLIAALRTVAAGDSLLSPTATRALIGQFLSRPQPPPTEPPADLADLTTRERQMMALAAQGLTNTEIADRLTLSPLTVRTHIHRAMTKLGARDRTQLVVIAYRTGLVRPSPDPPAS
- a CDS encoding MFS transporter, encoding MKTPRSSARSGGVVATLALAGTTAAIMQTLVTPLIAELPKILHTSASNATWVITVTLLVGAVCVPVTGRLGDLLGKRRMLLACAVPLVAGSVVCALASSIIPMIVGRGLQGVGMGMVPLGIALLRDVVAQEKLSSSIALVSASMGIGGGLGLPIAAAVAEYANWRVLFWASAVLALGIGVLIWLTIPDVPAAAKGERFDYPGAVGLGIGLVSLLLAVSKGADWGWGSATTLGLFAAALVVLLAWGVWEVRTRQPIIDLRTTARPRVLLTNIASIFVGFGMYAALLIVPQLLQFPAETGYGLGQSMLAAGLWMAPGGIMMMVVSPFGGKLSNARGPKFTLICGVLVLAVGYGACLLLMGHAWGLMIAVMIINSGVGLAYGAMPALIMGSVPLTETASANAFNTLMRSLGTSVGSAVIGVVLAQLTISAGGYTLTSENGFRVGLAIGAGVALLSAVIAATIPSARRDRAAVQETAPASAGPVPVDA